The Verrucomicrobiota bacterium genomic sequence CCTGGGTGGCCGAGTCGCCTTTAAGGCAGCGCGCCAGCGTCAGGCCGTCCATGCCCGGCAGTGCCACATCCATGAGAATCAAGTCAGGCCGGATACCCGCGGCCAGAATCGCTCGGGCCTGCTCGGCATCGGCAGCTTGCAGCACCTGGTGGCCTGCAAACTCCAGCACCCCGCGGGCGAGCTTGAGGTTGATCGGGTGATCATCGACGATGAGGATGGTCGCGTTCATCCGG encodes the following:
- a CDS encoding response regulator yields the protein MNATILIVDDHPINLKLARGVLEFAGHQVLQAADAEQARAILAAGIRPDLILMDVALPGMDGLTLARCLKGDSATQAIPIVAMTAFAMKGDEQKALAAGCDAYLTKPIDTRQLPHRVAGWLKPYPLKG